The proteins below are encoded in one region of Apium graveolens cultivar Ventura chromosome 4, ASM990537v1, whole genome shotgun sequence:
- the LOC141717282 gene encoding aluminum-activated malate transporter 4-like, with protein sequence MSGNIGSFSFARTPREKLLVSRKNYSELGYVEDDCDEDESSWSRFQKKFVKFKFDVEGCLSKAYKMGRSDPRKVVFAAKMGLALVIVSLLIFFREPLSYIGQQSIWAILTVVVVFEFSIGATLSKGFNRAVGTLLAGALALCNAQLSQMAGKFQEVVIVTSIFIAGFSASYLKQHPAMKQYEYGFRCFLLTYCIVLVSGMSHFVKTAFSRLLLISVGAGVCMLVNICIYPIWSGEDLHKLVVKNFRGVAHSLEGCVSKYLECVEYERIPSKILVYQASDDPLYSGYRTAVQSTSQEETLLGFAEWEPPHGRYKIFNYPWSTYVKVSGALRHCAFTIMAMHGCILGEIQATAELRQVFSSEIQKVGTAGAKVLLEVGAKVERMEKLSPGDLLAEVHDAAEELQLAIDKKSYLLINADSWASTRMPQESEDPNNIQELKDSENKNLLIRSLSQVAGHLRSMHTPRNPNNMSQALSFGLGSSEDMSRQQQWPSRLSMLGDTVLNEREVHTYESASALSLATFTSLLMEFVARLQNLVISFEELSEKAKFTDPSLNTDVFVE encoded by the exons ATGTCAGGTAATATTGGATCATTTAGTTTTGCAAGAACGCCTCGAGAAAAATTGCTTGTATCAAGAAAGAACTATTCTGAATTAGGGTATGTGGAAGATGACTGTGATGAAGATGAAAGTTCTTGGTCAAGGTTTCAGAAAAAATTCGTTAAATTTAAATTCGATGTTGAAGGTTGCCTCTCTAAAGCATATAAAATGGGTCGATCCGATCCTAGGAAAGTTGTTTTTGCAGCTAAAATGGGATTGGCTCTGGTGATTGTATCACTTCTAATATTCTTTAGAGAGCCATTGTCTTATATTGGGCAACAGTCAATCTGGGCAATCCTTACTGTCGTCGTCGTGTTTGAGTTTAGTATAG GAGCTACACTTAGTAAGGGATTTAATCGTGCTGTGGGAACGCTTTTAGCTGGAGCATTGGCTCTCTGTAATGCGCAGCTATCTCAGATGGCTGGAAAGTTTCAAGAAGTTGTGATTGTAACTAGCATATTCATTGCAG GTTTCTCTGCAAGCTATTTGAAACAGCATCCTGCAATGAAGCAATATGAATATGGATTTCGTTGTTTCTTGTTGACGTATTGCATTGTTCTGGTATCCGGGATGTCACATTTTGTTAAAACAGCGTTTTCAAGATTGTTGTTAATTTCCGTTGGAGCAGGTGTCTGTATGCTAGTAAATATATGCATTTACCCCATTTGGTCAGGCGAGGATTTGCACAAACTGGTTGTGAAAAACTTTAGAGGAGTTGCCCACTCCTTGGAAG GCTGCGTTAGTAAGTACCTGGAATGTGTCGAATATGAAAGAATTCCTTCAAAAATTCTTGTATATCAAGCTTCTGATGATCCATTGTACAGCGGATATAGAACTGCTGTACAGTCTACTAGCCAAGAGGAAACTTTG TTAGGTTTTGCTGAATGGGAACCTCCTCATGGCCGTTACAAAATATTTAACTATCCTTGGAGTACTTATGTCAAAGTTAGCGGTGCATTAAGGCATTGCGCGTTTACTATCATGGCTATGCATGGATGTATACTTGGCGAGATCCAG GCAACAGCTGAGTTGCGCCAGGTTTTTAGCAGCGAGATTCAGAAAGTTGGCACAGCAGGTGCAAAAGTTTTACTTGAGGTTGGAGCGAAGGTTGAAAGGATGGAAAAATTAAGCCCAGGAGATTTGCTGGCAGAAGTGCACGATGCTGCTGAAGAGTTGCAACTGGCAATTGACAAAAAATCATACCTTCTAATTAATGCTGACAGTTGGGCAAGTACCAGAATGCCACAGGAATCTGAGGACCCTAACAATATACAAGAATTGAAGGATTCTGAAAACAAGAATTTGCTTATACGCTCCCTCAGTCAAGTAGCGGGTCATTTAAGATCAATGCACACACCAAGGAACCCAAACAACATGAGCCAAGCTCTTTCTTTTGGACTAGGTTCATCTGAAGATATGTCCAGGCAGCAACAATGGCCTTCACGGCTATCTATGCTTGGAGACACCGTTCTTAATGAACGTGAGGTACATACATATGAAAGTGCAAGCGCACTTTCATTAGCTACCTTTACCTCATTGTTGATGGAGTTTGTTGCAAGGCTTCAAAACCTAGTTATTTCATTCGAGGAGCTCAGCGAGAAGGCAAAATTTACAGATCCTTCATTAAACACAGATGTATTTGTTGAGTAG
- the LOC141721481 gene encoding large ribosomal subunit protein eL13z, which yields MKHNNVIPNGHFKKHWQNYIKTWFNQPARKTRRRNARQKKAVKTFPRPTAGPLRPIVHGQTLKYNMKVRAGRGFSLEELKAAAIPKKLAPTIGIAVDHRRRNRSLEGLQTNVQRLKTYKAKLVVFPRRARKVKGGDSAPEELANATQVQGDYMPIVREKPTVELVKVTAEMKSFNAYSKLRAERTHERHLGARLKRAAEAEKEEKK from the exons ATGAAGCATAACAATGTTATTCCCAATGGTCACTTTAAGAAGCACTGGCAGAACTATATCAAGACCTGGTTTAACCAGCCTGCTCGCAAGACCAGGAGAAGAAATG CTAGGCAAAAGAAGGCAGTGAAGACCTTTCCTCGTCCTACAGCTGGTCCACTTCGTCCTATTGTTCACGGGCAGACACTTAAGTATAACATGAAAGTTAGGGCTGGCAGGGGCTTCTCTCTTGAGGAGCTTAAG GCTGCAGCTATCCCAAAGAAACTTGCCCCAACCATTGGCATTGCCGTTGATCATCGCCGTCGCAATCGATCTCTGGAAGGTCTCCAGACTAATGTGCAAAGGCTTAAGACTTACAAAGCTAAGCTTGTTGTCTTCCCAAGGCGTGCTCGCAAAGTCAAG GGTGGTGATTCTGCCCCTGAAGAGTTGGCAAATGCAACTCAAGTACAAGGCGATTACATGCCTATTGTTCGTGAAAAGCCAACTGTCGAGCTTGTTAAGGTTACAGCTGAAATGAAATCATTCAATGCCTATTCCAAGCTTCGGGCAGAAAGGACACACGAGCGTCATCTTGGTGCTAGGTTGAAGAGAGCTGCCGAAGCCGAGAAGGAAGAAAAGAAGTAG